One Micropterus dolomieu isolate WLL.071019.BEF.003 ecotype Adirondacks linkage group LG23, ASM2129224v1, whole genome shotgun sequence DNA window includes the following coding sequences:
- the mink1 gene encoding misshapen-like kinase 1 isoform X2, translating into MSENAPTRSLDDIDLAALRDPAGIFELVEVVGNGTYGQVYKGRHVKTGQLAAIKVMDVTEEEEEEIKAEINMLKKYSHHRNIATYYGAFVKKSPPGHDDQLWLVMEFCGAGSVTDLVKNTKGSSLKEDWIAYICREILRGLSHLHAHKVIHRDIKGQNVLLTENAEVKLVDFGVSAQLDRTVGRRNTFIGTPYWMAPEVIACDENPDSTYDYRSDIWSLGITAIEMAEGAPPLCDMHPMRALFLIPRNPPPKLKSKKWSKKFIDFIEGCLVKTYPSRPSTEQLLKHSFIRDQPTERQVRIQLKDHIDRTRKKRGEKEETEYEYSGSDEEDENRGDDRESSSILNVPGESTLRRDFQRLQQENKERSEAHKRQQAQLAAQRRDPEEHKRQLLHDRQKRIEEQKEQRRRLEEQQRKEREMVRQQEKGPHRRLDDMRREEDRRLAEREQEFIRHKLEEEQRQLEILQQQLLQEQALLMEYKRKQLEEQRQSERLQRQLQQEHAYLVSLQQQQQEKKPQLYHYNKNLEPNNKPTWAREVEERSKLNRQGSPKICTTVSDTAIQSRSDSISQSGVVQSAQTPPMQRPVEPQGGQGKFQMAHLVPLKPYAAPVPRSQSLCDQPTKTMSAFPTQDPSLTPTPRPIHSRELVRQNSDPTSETPAPQVHQIREDRGPWIRLPDVELPPKIPQRTASIATALNTNLTSGIRHPVRASNPDLSRNDRWERGDSMNIISNLPQTGSLERHRILSSSKMDSPILSHDSRHKPGESRTSSRPGRPADHGLFAKERAEEQPRPPVKANDYSSSSESSESSEESESGEGAEEEESPTDRHRDADTDSVNTMVVHEDEGEGGEGEQAGGYGDQTMLVQRTPEKRSHNGYTNLPDVVQPSHSPTDSASHSSPGKDSVYDYQSRGLVKASGKSSFTTFVDLGMYQSPGGTGDNMSITGSRFEQLKMEVRKGSMVNVNPTNTRPPNDTPEIRKYKKRFNSEILCAALWGVNLLVGTENGLKLLDRSGQGKVYPLINSRRFQQMDVLEGLNLLITISGKKNKVRVYYLAWLRNKILHNDPEVEKKQGWTTVGEMEGCVHYKVVKYERIKFLVIALKNAVEVYAWAPKPYHKFMAFKSFADLPHRPVLVDLTVEEGQRLKVIYGSCAGFHAIDVDSGNNYDIYIPVHIQSHVTPHAIVFLPSSDGMEMLLCYEDEGVYVNTYGRIIKDVVLQWGEMPTSVAHICSNQIMGWGEKAIEIRSVETGHLDGVFMHKRAQRLKFLCERNDKVFFASVRSGGSSQVYFMTLNRNCIMNW; encoded by the exons ATGTCTGAAAACGCCCCCACACGAAGCCTGGATGACATAGACCTCGCAGCTCTGAGG GATCCTGCAGGAATCTTTGAGCTGGTCGAGGTTGTCGGCAATGGGACATATGGACAGGTGTACAAG GGCCGTCACGTGAAGACGGGCCAGCTGGCTGCCATCAAGGTGATGGATGttacagaggaggaagaggaggagatcaAAGCAGAAATCAACATGCTGAAAAAATACAGCCACCACCGCAACATAGCCACGTACTACGGTGCCTTTGTCAAGAAGAGTCCACCAGGACATGATGACCAACTTTGG CTGGTGATGGAGTTTTGTGGGGCGGGATCAGTGACCGACCTGGTGAAAAACACTAAGGGCAGCTCGCTAAAGGAGGATTGGATTGCTTACATTTGCAGAGAGATCCTAAGG GGCCTTTCTCACCTCCACGCCCATAAAGTTATCCACAGAGACATCAAGGGCCAGAACGTGCTGCTAACCGAGAATGCAGAGGTCAAACTTG TTGATTTTGGGGTGAGTGCTCAGTTGGACAGGACCGTTGGACGAAGGAACACCTTCATCGGCACACCTTACTGGATGGCTCCTGAGGTTATTGCCTGTGATGAGAACCCTGACTCCACCTATGACTACAGG AGTGATATCTGGTCCTTGGGGATCACAGCCATAGAGATGGCAGAGGGAGCTCCTC CCTTGTGTGATATGCACCCGATGAGAGCCCTCTTCCTGATTCCCAGGAATCCTCCTCCGAAACTTAAATCCAAAAAATG GTCCAAGAAATTCATTGACTTTATAGAGGGCTGTCTCGTGAAGACATATCCCAGCCGACCATCCACAGAGCAGCTTCTCAAGCACTCCTTCATCAGGGACCAGCCCACCGAGCGCCAGGTCCGAATTCAGCTCAAAGACCATATTGACCGTACGCGCAAGAAGAGGGGAGAGAAAG AAGAGACGGAGTATGAGTACAGTGGCAGTGATGAAGAGGATGAAAATCGTGGAGATGACAGAGAGTCAAG TTCAATCCTCAATGTGCCCGGTGAGTCCACCCTGAGGCGGGACTTCCAGCGTCTGCAGCAGGAGAACAAAGAGCGCTCGGAGGCTCACAAGCGGCAGCAGGCCCAACTGGCTGCTCAGCGTAGGGACCCTGAAGAACACAAGAGACAACTGTTGCATGACCGACAGAAACGCATTGAGGAGCAGAAGGAACAGCGTCGCCGACTTGAAGAG CAACAGAGAAAAGAGCGAGAGATGGTGAGGCAGCAAGAAAAGGGTCCCCATCGGAGACTCGACGATATGAGACGGGAGGAAGATAGAAGGCTGGCTGAGAGGGAGCAG GAGTTTATCAGACATAAGTTAGAAGAAGAGCAGCGGCAGTTAGAAATCCTTCAGCAGCAGTTGCTTCAGGAGCAAGCGCTACTTATG GAGTATAAGCGCAAGCAGCTGGAGGAACAGCGTCAGTCAGAGCGGCTGCAGaggcagctgcagcaggagCATGCCTACCTGGTGTctctgcagcaacagcagcaagaaAAGAAGCCCCAGCTCTACCACTATAACAAAAACTTGGAGCCTAACAACAAACCTACCTGGGCCCGTGAG GTGGAGGAGCGGAGTAAGCTCAACAGACAGGGCTCACCCAAGATCTGCACCACTGTCTCTGACACTGCCATCCAGTCACGCTCTGACTCAATCAGCCAGTCAGGAGTGGTCCAGTCTGCTCAGACCCCACCAATGCAGAGGCCTGTTGAACCCCAAGGGGGGCAAGGAAAG TTCCAGATGGCTCACTTGGTTCCACTGAAGCCTTATGCTGCCCCTGTCCCTCGCTCCCAGTCCCTCTGTGACCAGCCAACTAAGACCATGTCCGCCTTCCCCACCCAGGATCCCTCCCTTACCCCCACACCCCGCCCCATCCACTCCAGAGAACTGGTGCGTCAAAACTCAGACCCCACTTCTGAAACCCCGGCACCACAGGTACACCAGATCAGAGAGGATCGCGGCCCTTGGATCCGCCTGCCAGACGTGGAACTCCCACCCAAG ATTCCCCAGAGGACAGCGTCTATTGCCACAGCTCTCAACACCAACCTGACCTCTGGCATAAGGCATCCAGTAAGAGCCAG CAATCCAGATCTCAGCCGAAATGATCGCTGGGAGAGAGGCGACAGTATGAACATCATATCCAATCTGCCCCAGACTGGCTCTCTAGAGAGGCATCGCATCCTTA GTTCCTCCAAAATGGATTCACCCATTCTCTCACACGATAGTCGTCATAAGCCAGGGGAGTCTCGCACCTCCTCCCGCCCTGGGCGTCCTGCT gaccATGGCCTCTTTGCCAAGGAGCGTGCTGAGGAGCAGCCAAGGCCCCCAGTCAAGGCCAATGATTACTCCTCCTCTTCGGAGAGCAGCGAGAGTAGTGAGGAAAGCGAGAGTGGCGAGGGAGCTGAGGAGGAAGAAAGCCCCACAGACCG TCACAGGGATGCAGACACCGATTCTGTCAACACCATGGTGGTTCATGAAGACGAAGGCgaagggggagagggagagcaaGCTGGAGGCTATGGGGATCAGACCATGCTGGTGCAGAGG ACCCCAGAGAAGCGGAGCCATAATGGGTACACTAACTTGCCAGATGTGGTGCAGCCCTCCCACTCCCCCACAGATTCAGCCAGTCACTCTTCCCCTGGGAAGGACTCTGTTTATGAT TATCAGTCCAGAGGTTTGGTTAAAGCATCTGGCAAGTCCTCCTTCACCACCTTTGTGGATCTGGGCATGTACCAGTCACCAGGAGGTACAGGGGATAACATGTCTATCACTG GCTCCAGGTTTGAGCAGCTGAAGATGGAGGTAAGGAAAGGATCCATGGTGAATGTCAATCCCACCAACACACGCCCCCCCAATGATACACCCGAGATCCGCAAGTACAAGAAGAGGTTCAACTCTGAGATCCTGTGTGCTGCGCTGTGGG gCGTGAACCTGTTGGTGGGCACAGAAAATGGTTTGAAGCTGCTGGACCGTAGTGGTCAGGGCAAGGTTTACCCCCTCATCAACTCCCGCAGGTTCCAACAGATGGACGTCCTAGAGGGCCTCAACCTGCTCATCACTATATCAG GCAAGAAAAACAAGGTGCGTGTCTACTATCTGGCCTGGCTGAGGAACAAGATCCTCCACAATGATCCTGAGGTGGAGAAAAAGCAAGGCTGGACTACTGTGGGGGAGATGGAGGGCTGCGTGCACTATAAAGTGG TGAAATATGAGAGGATAAAGTTCCTGGTGATTGCTTTGAAGAATGCCGTGGAAGTGTATGCTTGGGCGCCCAAACCTTATCACAAATTCATGGCCTTCAAG TCTTTTGCAGACCTGCCACACAGGCCTGTCCTGGTTGACCTGACAGTGGAGGAGGGTCAAAGGTTGAAGGTCATCTACGGCTCTTGTGCTGGCTTCCATGCCATCGACGTGGACTCCGGAAACAACTATGACATTTATATCCCCGTTCAT ATCCAGAGCCATGTGACGCCGCACGCAATTGTGTTCCTGCCCAGTTCAGACGGCATGGAGATGTTGCTGTGCTACGAGGATGAGGGTGTCTACGTCAACACCTATGGACGCATCATCAAGGACGTGGTCCTGCAGTGGGGCGAGATGCCCACATCTGTTG CTCATATCTGCTCAAATCAGATCATGGGATGGGGAGAAAAGGCCATTGAGATTCGCTCTGTGGAGACCGGCCACCTGGATGGTGTCTTCATGCACAAAAGAGCTCAGAGGCTGAAGTTCCTTTGTGAGAGAAATGACAAG GTGTTCTTTGCATCAGTGCGCTCTGGAGGTAGCAGCCAGGTGTACTTCATGACCTTGAACAGAAACTGCATCATGAACTGGTGA
- the mink1 gene encoding misshapen-like kinase 1 isoform X1, translating to MSENAPTRSLDDIDLAALRDPAGIFELVEVVGNGTYGQVYKGRHVKTGQLAAIKVMDVTEEEEEEIKAEINMLKKYSHHRNIATYYGAFVKKSPPGHDDQLWLVMEFCGAGSVTDLVKNTKGSSLKEDWIAYICREILRGLSHLHAHKVIHRDIKGQNVLLTENAEVKLVDFGVSAQLDRTVGRRNTFIGTPYWMAPEVIACDENPDSTYDYRSDIWSLGITAIEMAEGAPHLNPMENCCDINDRSIRGCQVAPQTVQELTDALIQDWE from the exons ATGTCTGAAAACGCCCCCACACGAAGCCTGGATGACATAGACCTCGCAGCTCTGAGG GATCCTGCAGGAATCTTTGAGCTGGTCGAGGTTGTCGGCAATGGGACATATGGACAGGTGTACAAG GGCCGTCACGTGAAGACGGGCCAGCTGGCTGCCATCAAGGTGATGGATGttacagaggaggaagaggaggagatcaAAGCAGAAATCAACATGCTGAAAAAATACAGCCACCACCGCAACATAGCCACGTACTACGGTGCCTTTGTCAAGAAGAGTCCACCAGGACATGATGACCAACTTTGG CTGGTGATGGAGTTTTGTGGGGCGGGATCAGTGACCGACCTGGTGAAAAACACTAAGGGCAGCTCGCTAAAGGAGGATTGGATTGCTTACATTTGCAGAGAGATCCTAAGG GGCCTTTCTCACCTCCACGCCCATAAAGTTATCCACAGAGACATCAAGGGCCAGAACGTGCTGCTAACCGAGAATGCAGAGGTCAAACTTG TTGATTTTGGGGTGAGTGCTCAGTTGGACAGGACCGTTGGACGAAGGAACACCTTCATCGGCACACCTTACTGGATGGCTCCTGAGGTTATTGCCTGTGATGAGAACCCTGACTCCACCTATGACTACAGG AGTGATATCTGGTCCTTGGGGATCACAGCCATAGAGATGGCAGAGGGAGCTCCTC acctgaatccaatggAGAACTGCTGCGACATTAACGATCGTTCCATCCGAGGCTGCCAAGTAGCGCCACAGACTGTCCAAGAgctcactgatgccctgatccaggACTGGGAGTAA